Below is a genomic region from Raphanus sativus cultivar WK10039 chromosome 4, ASM80110v3, whole genome shotgun sequence.
CTATGGAATAGTTTCGTTCCTTGTGGGACATGTGAGAGATTGCATGGATGTTCTTGAAGTCCATGAAAAGCCGATTGTTCAGAGGATCGATCATGCGGACTTGTGTGAGTCGCGAAGCAGTTAGTCTGAACCGAGAGTTAGTTGCATTGAAACCTACACAGGAACGTTCAACTCCTACCCGAAAGATTTCCACCCATTCTCCCTCCCTGTTTTCGAAGCCTCTAAAACTTTCATAATCCCCATAAACGGTCATCTCCATCTTGCACCCCTACATAAATAAAGTACAAGGATCAAGTTAAatgatgatgaaaaacttgagagatgatgatgaaaaacttgagagatgatgaaaatcttgagagatgatgaaaaaACACTTACATCTTCATCTGCTAGGACATAGGAATAGAAAGGCATAACCCTGTTGGTAACCGAGGAATAGAGAGGGTAGACCCTGTGTATTTTGACTCTGAAACGCCAAGCCTTGACGTCGGGGTTATAAGAAGCCTCGGAAATCTGGGAAAGCTTATTGTAGAAGTCTGTCATCTTGTTGAATAGAGATGAGAGAATTTGACTCAGagatgagagaagagaagatagaACTCGGATATGAGATGAAATGAGAGAATTTGCAGAGTTGGAGTTTAACTACAACTAAATGCAATGGTGATGATTCTAGACGGTGTAGTGTTGTGACGTTTCACGTTTGGTTTCAATGCAAGTGTAGTGTAGAGTCGCGAGGGGTTGCGAGTGTAATGATTATTATTAGAGACTTTTTCAATCGATTAATTACTCTCTCATCTGTCCATCAATACCATTAATTACTGGATTTTTCTCAACCATTTTTATgatctcttttattgcttgCTCAGTAAAtaatccataatattatatttattttcaaaatataaaacaatataatacctaaattttttaatttttacatagttccatatatttacactataaattcaatataattttacttagtttcataaatttagacaattAATATCAGTTAGTTTCACTTAAACTGTCAGAAGCGTGCGTGAG
It encodes:
- the LOC130512001 gene encoding uncharacterized protein LOC130512001, which codes for MTDFYNKLSQISEASYNPDVKAWRFRVKIHRVYPLYSSVTNRVMPFYSYVLADEDGCKMEMTVYGDYESFRGFENREGEWVEIFRVGVERSCVGFNATNSRFRLTASRLTQVRMIDPLNNRLFMDFKNIHAISHMSHKERNYSIDTIGVVFNTEARFDDPARPRMIFYIRDNIDSQIKCVATGKQAYAFRDGLENVEGGQVIVALKMWKVCKSWNLFEAPDLWLQTEGGLSDFRFNPRLTEVEDFRQSLLNSDPYVQKYGIEGFT